A window from Ruminiclostridium josui JCM 17888 encodes these proteins:
- a CDS encoding AAA family ATPase, producing the protein MVYINNNSALLKRIADNVENVIVGKRNAIELAIIALISNGHVLLEDVPGVGKTSLVSALAKSISASFKRIQFTPDVLPSDITGFSIFNQKTGEFEFRPGTAMCQILLADEINRTSPKTQSSLLEIMEENQVTVDGTTYKLPKPFMVLATQNPIEYIGTYPLPEAQMDRFFIKISLGYPQQGEEVYILSRFLEDNPLETLEAVATSDDILQIQKDVKQIYIDKTLKNYVIDIVSMTRKNQYIALGASPRGSIAVCRAAQAWAYFNGRDYVIPEDIKKMLLPTLSHRLVLKQEAKLKKMSSSDILTSIIDKVYIPMVDNYEKK; encoded by the coding sequence ATGGTTTATATTAATAATAATTCTGCTCTTTTAAAAAGAATTGCCGATAATGTTGAAAATGTAATTGTCGGAAAAAGAAATGCTATTGAATTAGCAATAATTGCCCTTATCAGTAATGGACACGTTCTTTTGGAGGATGTTCCCGGCGTAGGTAAAACGAGCCTTGTTTCAGCTTTGGCCAAATCCATTTCTGCATCCTTTAAAAGAATTCAGTTTACCCCAGATGTTCTTCCCTCTGATATAACCGGTTTTTCAATATTCAATCAAAAAACGGGAGAGTTCGAATTCAGGCCGGGAACAGCTATGTGTCAAATTCTTCTTGCCGATGAAATTAATAGAACCTCTCCTAAAACCCAGTCCAGTTTGCTGGAAATAATGGAAGAAAACCAAGTCACAGTTGACGGTACTACATATAAGCTTCCAAAACCATTCATGGTTCTGGCAACCCAAAATCCAATTGAATATATTGGTACATATCCTCTTCCTGAGGCACAGATGGACAGGTTCTTCATAAAAATATCTCTTGGATACCCTCAACAAGGTGAAGAAGTTTATATCTTATCAAGATTTCTGGAAGATAATCCATTAGAAACTCTTGAAGCAGTTGCAACTAGTGACGATATTCTTCAAATTCAAAAAGATGTAAAACAGATTTACATAGATAAGACCTTAAAAAACTATGTTATTGATATTGTAAGTATGACAAGAAAGAACCAGTATATTGCCCTTGGGGCAAGTCCGAGAGGTTCAATTGCAGTTTGTCGTGCTGCGCAGGCATGGGCGTATTTCAACGGCAGAGATTATGTAATTCCTGAAGACATAAAAAAGATGCTTCTGCCTACCCTTTCACACAGACTTGTTTTAAAGCAGGAGGCTAAGCTCAAAAAAATGTCCTCCTCTGACATACTAACTTCAATAATTGACAAGGTATACATACCTATGGTAGATAACTATGAGAAAAAGTAG
- a CDS encoding DUF58 domain-containing protein has product MRKSRITFIFLFVLSIIFIYNFGGFVSFFFFNTLVALFILSLAYTIFVFVRIKFIQEIDKRTIVKGENVRLVVKISNEDILVYPYVFATFFSSHSSFKGKNSSQSLAISPKSGKEFIFDMECKFRGEYDVGLSEIYIEDFLGLIKLKYKIPEPKKIIVYPKIEHLSNFSIMSSGSSDSQATQNGLQDNINNIKDIREYMAGDSFRKIHWKLTARNDKLMVKNYEGVTEANINILLDLRKNVYSDEENIIIEDKLIEAVVAVLYYYLSKDVSVNYVYFNGKLEVFKASNMMDFEQIYKSLSCVNFDEQVPMPDILRFHSESCTNPSDMIIFTSILDIDLYNEMYKAQMANHTVNLIYVSPDSSQNVKSDIIEDIMENLPEIGIKAYSIHPDDDIKILLGGSD; this is encoded by the coding sequence ATGAGAAAAAGTAGAATTACCTTTATCTTTTTATTTGTATTGTCAATAATATTTATATATAATTTCGGCGGCTTTGTATCCTTCTTCTTTTTTAACACCCTTGTTGCCTTATTTATATTATCTCTTGCATATACCATATTTGTATTTGTAAGAATTAAATTTATACAGGAAATAGACAAAAGGACTATTGTAAAAGGAGAGAATGTAAGGCTTGTTGTAAAGATTTCAAACGAGGATATTTTAGTATACCCTTATGTTTTTGCAACCTTTTTTAGTTCCCATTCCTCCTTTAAAGGTAAAAATTCTTCACAAAGCTTAGCCATCAGCCCCAAATCCGGTAAGGAATTTATCTTTGATATGGAATGTAAATTCAGAGGTGAGTATGATGTAGGGCTAAGTGAAATCTATATTGAAGATTTTCTTGGGTTAATAAAGTTAAAGTATAAAATACCTGAACCCAAAAAAATCATTGTTTATCCTAAAATTGAGCATCTTTCAAATTTCAGTATCATGTCTTCGGGAAGTTCCGATTCTCAAGCTACTCAAAACGGTTTACAGGATAATATAAATAACATTAAAGATATCCGTGAATACATGGCCGGAGACAGCTTCAGAAAGATACACTGGAAGCTTACTGCCAGAAATGACAAACTTATGGTTAAAAACTATGAGGGTGTTACAGAAGCAAATATAAATATTCTTCTTGACCTAAGAAAAAATGTCTATAGTGATGAAGAAAACATAATTATAGAAGATAAGCTAATTGAAGCGGTTGTTGCTGTATTGTATTATTATTTATCCAAGGATGTTTCTGTTAATTATGTATATTTTAATGGTAAGCTAGAGGTGTTCAAAGCTTCCAATATGATGGATTTCGAGCAAATCTACAAATCATTATCATGTGTAAACTTCGATGAGCAAGTACCCATGCCTGACATTCTGAGGTTTCATTCAGAATCCTGTACTAATCCATCGGATATGATTATTTTTACCAGTATACTGGATATTGATTTGTATAATGAAATGTACAAAGCACAGATGGCAAACCATACTGTCAATCTAATTTATGTATCACCGGACAGTTCCCAAAATGTAAAATCTGACATCATTGAAGATATAATGGAAAATCTTCCAGAAATAGGTATTAAGGCATATTCCATACATCCAGACGATGATATAAAAATCTTACTTGGAGGTTCGGACTGA
- a CDS encoding transglutaminase-like domain-containing protein: protein MGRENKYSVFVNLILVMLLSLSVCQTLYTSLFMTYRWSINIFLYVVPLTFIFYLMLKNKVTCIVSGITLFLLAGCSFVIVYNSNSFSSYSIWLIDTMQGYIGEPNLRYQTITVFLITFIVTLMVYIFAIKLYNIYLVSFITFSLFFGQAYANIFVSKPAFVLFLFSFLLYYFFYILKVRTEGKSYDPGNRLKYLLYIIPVCIAVLILSFNFPIGNKRISWPWLDSKLDKAIESFSHKNTSSFDFFSLNATGFGDNDILGGNISPDKTHVMDVKSEYYNLYLKASSKAYYNGHGWYDDDPTYNPVYGNAVQSPFSNISVDANQFEAGSLINSSSNKNELYKSSKIEVKFKNLKTKSLFIPAKTYQITPKKLLKLFIDNSGMISAEKTQGSNFEYIVNFDYMFLNSDEFKNSIRQSYKGYLMDNLYTYEKNQFKLLFNIDIDNLSDEDRNVIASVNVFRTLQDQLREIYTKYVSLPSTVTQRVRDLAENITINQSNNYDKAKAIETYLATNYPYTLKPGKPPLSKDFVDYFLFEGKKGYCTYYATAMTVLLRCIGIPARYVEGYILPPDNRNGIFKVTNQQAHAWVEAYFEGFGWIPFEPTSPFVAAMYQDNHIRPVIATNMTGQYYDEYRRMMEKYQRGNNNQTIDLSGNLPADNEDSNTIRVAFITAISLISLILLAILIIVSFNRIKFYYLLSKIRKQNPNDAVLTAYSYIIKLFKLQNVTISAGETPFQFGTRVEKIMDFKGYSFNKYDFNIITEYYVKARYSRDTLPDKAKQDMIDFIETVLKLTSEKVNRVKFNFYKYFLGKV from the coding sequence ATGGGACGCGAAAATAAATACAGTGTATTTGTTAATTTAATATTAGTAATGCTTTTATCCTTGTCTGTTTGTCAGACCCTGTATACCTCTCTTTTTATGACATACAGATGGAGCATAAACATTTTTCTTTACGTAGTACCACTAACTTTTATTTTTTATCTGATGCTAAAAAATAAAGTTACCTGTATTGTATCAGGTATTACATTGTTTTTGCTTGCAGGCTGTTCTTTTGTTATAGTATATAATTCAAATAGCTTTAGTTCCTACTCTATTTGGCTGATTGATACAATGCAAGGATACATTGGCGAGCCAAACTTGCGTTACCAAACAATAACAGTGTTTCTTATAACCTTTATTGTTACGCTGATGGTATATATCTTCGCCATTAAACTGTATAATATCTACTTAGTTAGCTTTATAACCTTCAGTTTGTTCTTTGGCCAAGCTTATGCAAACATTTTTGTAAGTAAACCAGCATTTGTTCTTTTTCTTTTTTCATTTCTGCTCTATTACTTTTTTTACATATTAAAAGTAAGAACCGAAGGAAAATCTTACGATCCCGGCAACAGACTTAAGTACCTGCTGTACATAATCCCTGTCTGTATAGCTGTACTAATTCTCAGTTTTAACTTTCCAATAGGTAATAAAAGAATATCTTGGCCCTGGTTGGATAGTAAGTTGGACAAAGCAATTGAAAGCTTTTCACACAAAAATACCTCCTCTTTTGACTTCTTTTCTTTAAACGCAACAGGTTTTGGAGACAATGATATTCTGGGAGGTAATATTAGTCCTGACAAAACCCATGTTATGGATGTAAAATCAGAGTACTATAATCTTTACTTAAAAGCATCTTCAAAGGCATATTATAACGGTCATGGTTGGTATGACGATGATCCTACTTATAACCCTGTCTATGGGAACGCAGTTCAATCACCTTTTAGCAATATAAGTGTGGATGCTAATCAGTTTGAAGCAGGAAGCCTGATTAACAGTTCAAGTAATAAAAATGAACTATATAAAAGTTCAAAAATCGAAGTCAAATTTAAAAATCTGAAGACAAAGTCACTTTTTATACCTGCCAAGACATATCAGATTACACCTAAAAAACTGCTGAAATTATTTATAGATAATTCCGGAATGATTTCTGCCGAAAAAACCCAAGGCAGCAATTTTGAATATATTGTCAATTTCGATTATATGTTTCTTAACAGTGACGAATTCAAAAACAGTATCCGGCAGAGCTACAAAGGGTATTTAATGGATAATCTATACACTTATGAAAAAAATCAATTCAAGCTTTTATTTAATATTGACATAGACAACTTATCTGACGAAGACAGAAATGTCATTGCTAGTGTAAATGTATTTCGTACCCTTCAGGATCAATTACGTGAAATTTATACAAAATATGTTTCATTACCAAGTACAGTAACTCAAAGAGTTCGGGATCTGGCCGAGAATATAACTATAAATCAAAGCAATAACTATGATAAAGCAAAAGCTATAGAAACTTATTTGGCCACAAACTATCCGTACACCCTTAAGCCGGGTAAACCACCTTTGAGTAAAGATTTTGTTGATTATTTCCTTTTTGAGGGCAAAAAAGGATACTGTACGTATTATGCAACTGCTATGACTGTATTATTAAGGTGCATTGGGATACCTGCCCGTTATGTTGAAGGATATATCTTGCCTCCCGACAACAGGAATGGAATTTTTAAAGTTACAAACCAGCAGGCTCATGCATGGGTTGAAGCATATTTCGAGGGATTTGGATGGATTCCCTTTGAGCCTACCTCTCCTTTTGTAGCAGCAATGTACCAGGATAACCATATAAGGCCTGTTATTGCAACTAATATGACCGGTCAATATTATGATGAATATCGTAGAATGATGGAGAAATATCAAAGGGGAAATAACAATCAAACTATAGATCTTTCCGGTAATTTGCCTGCTGATAATGAAGATAGCAATACTATCCGAGTAGCTTTTATTACAGCTATTTCATTGATTTCATTGATTCTGCTGGCTATATTAATCATTGTATCATTCAACAGAATAAAATTTTACTATTTACTAAGCAAAATAAGAAAGCAAAACCCAAATGATGCAGTTTTGACTGCCTACAGTTATATTATAAAGCTATTCAAATTACAAAATGTAACTATCTCAGCTGGAGAAACTCCCTTTCAATTTGGAACAAGGGTTGAAAAAATAATGGACTTTAAAGGATACAGTTTTAACAAATACGATTTTAATATAATAACCGAATATTATGTCAAGGCTAGATACAGCAGGGATACCCTTCCTGACAAAGCAAAACAAGATATGATTGATTTTATTGAAACTGTTTTAAAACTTACTTCCGAAAAAGTAAACAGAGTCAAATTCAACTTTTATAAATATTTTCTTGGTAAAGTATAA
- the copZ gene encoding copper chaperone CopZ, with the protein MAKEITDIVVEGMSCNHCVNSIKNAVGSLKGVEKVDVDLATKKVTVEFDPEIVKGNQIKEAIEDQGYDVTM; encoded by the coding sequence ATGGCCAAAGAAATAACAGATATTGTTGTTGAAGGAATGAGCTGTAATCACTGTGTAAACAGTATTAAGAATGCTGTAGGCTCCTTAAAAGGAGTAGAAAAGGTTGACGTTGACCTGGCTACTAAGAAGGTAACAGTTGAGTTTGACCCTGAGATTGTTAAAGGAAACCAAATTAAAGAAGCAATTGAGGATCAGGGTTATGATGTTACCATGTAA
- a CDS encoding response regulator transcription factor, with product MTDFAKKILVVDDEAKISDVVKSYLEHAGYKVFTAVNGKEAMEGYNDFNPDLIILDLMLPDISGEEICKRIRKNSSVPIIMLTAKVADDEVITGLDIGADDYVLKPFSPRQLLARVAAVLRRTVREPVEDNRKVIFDNGDLAIDTFVHEIRKAGNIINLTPNEYRILVTMARYPKKAFTREELISMALGDDFEGFDRTVDTHIKNIRQKIEDDPKTPKYLVTVHGVGYRFAGEF from the coding sequence TTGACGGATTTTGCAAAAAAAATACTGGTTGTTGATGATGAAGCAAAAATATCAGATGTTGTAAAATCATATCTTGAACATGCTGGTTACAAGGTATTTACAGCAGTAAACGGTAAAGAAGCTATGGAGGGTTACAATGATTTTAATCCTGATTTAATAATACTTGATTTGATGCTGCCTGATATTTCAGGGGAAGAAATATGTAAAAGAATTAGAAAAAATTCTTCCGTTCCAATAATAATGTTAACGGCTAAAGTAGCTGATGATGAAGTAATAACAGGCTTGGATATTGGTGCAGATGACTATGTTTTAAAACCATTTAGTCCAAGGCAGCTTCTTGCAAGAGTTGCAGCAGTGCTCAGAAGAACTGTGAGAGAACCTGTTGAAGACAACAGAAAAGTTATTTTTGACAATGGAGACCTTGCAATAGATACCTTTGTTCATGAAATAAGAAAAGCAGGCAATATAATAAATCTTACTCCTAATGAATACAGGATATTGGTTACTATGGCAAGATACCCTAAAAAAGCCTTTACTCGTGAAGAACTTATAAGTATGGCTCTTGGTGACGATTTTGAGGGTTTCGACAGAACCGTTGATACTCACATAAAAAATATTAGACAAAAAATAGAGGATGACCCCAAAACTCCAAAGTATCTGGTGACTGTTCACGGAGTAGGCTACAGATTTGCGGGAGAATTTTAA
- a CDS encoding sensor histidine kinase codes for MNSSLRTKLSISYVAIALICIMLISVFTTLFIYKHFEEYVKQNTEQKNREIVTTLSGQYLGNGKWNTKVIESIGISSMENGIILIVKDINGNVIWDAKAHNNGMCQRIIEHMSKNASRMPGGGKSGYTEVPYSINHNLNKVGTVEIGTYGDNYLNERDIAFINDLYNLLWAVGIFSLILSLLFGNVMSKRLVSPIARAIDTAKAISRGFYSDRITDKSNTREINQLTVTINELAENMQKQEILRKRLTGDVAHELRTPLATLQSHLEAMIDGIWPADSERLKSCHEEIVRISKMVGDLEKLARYESENLVLNMDTFDITELAKRQIHNFEREFLSKGLELKLTGTDCIVYADKDKISQVFVNLLSNALKYTPEGGEVVINIQDNVANTEITVTDNGPGIPHEDLPYIFERFYRADKSRNKLTGGSGIGLTICQSIVAAHGGSIYVQSTYGKGTKFTFTIPKI; via the coding sequence ATGAATTCCAGTTTAAGAACAAAGCTTTCAATTTCATATGTTGCCATTGCTCTTATTTGTATCATGCTTATAAGTGTTTTTACAACCCTTTTTATATATAAGCACTTTGAAGAATATGTAAAACAAAATACTGAGCAAAAAAACCGAGAAATCGTTACTACCCTTTCTGGTCAATACTTGGGAAACGGTAAATGGAATACAAAAGTAATTGAATCAATTGGCATAAGTTCTATGGAGAATGGAATTATTCTAATAGTCAAAGATATTAATGGTAATGTTATATGGGATGCAAAAGCTCATAACAATGGTATGTGTCAAAGAATAATAGAGCATATGTCAAAGAATGCAAGCAGGATGCCTGGCGGTGGTAAGTCAGGCTATACAGAGGTTCCATATTCTATAAACCATAACCTTAACAAGGTAGGAACTGTAGAGATAGGAACCTATGGAGATAATTATCTTAATGAACGCGATATTGCATTTATAAATGATTTATACAATTTACTTTGGGCTGTAGGGATTTTTTCTTTAATTCTTTCCTTGTTATTCGGAAATGTTATGTCAAAAAGACTGGTTTCACCCATAGCAAGGGCCATAGATACAGCAAAAGCCATATCAAGAGGCTTTTATTCAGACAGAATTACAGATAAGTCAAATACCCGAGAAATCAATCAGCTTACTGTTACCATAAATGAGCTCGCAGAAAACATGCAAAAGCAGGAAATATTAAGAAAAAGGCTTACGGGAGATGTAGCACATGAACTCAGAACTCCCCTGGCAACTCTTCAGAGTCATTTGGAAGCTATGATAGACGGAATATGGCCAGCTGATTCGGAAAGACTAAAAAGCTGTCATGAAGAGATTGTAAGGATTAGCAAAATGGTAGGTGACCTTGAAAAGCTAGCAAGATATGAAAGTGAAAATCTTGTATTGAATATGGATACATTTGATATTACTGAGCTGGCAAAAAGACAAATTCACAATTTTGAAAGGGAATTTTTAAGTAAAGGTCTTGAATTAAAACTTACAGGTACAGATTGTATTGTGTATGCTGATAAAGATAAAATAAGTCAGGTATTTGTGAATTTACTCTCAAATGCTTTAAAATACACTCCTGAAGGTGGAGAGGTGGTAATAAATATACAGGATAATGTAGCAAATACGGAAATAACTGTGACGGATAATGGACCGGGTATACCTCATGAAGATTTGCCTTATATTTTTGAGAGGTTCTATAGGGCTGATAAGTCACGAAATAAGCTGACAGGCGGTTCCGGAATAGGTCTTACTATTTGCCAATCCATTGTTGCTGCTCACGGAGGAAGTATTTATGTACAGAGTACTTATGGTAAAGGTACGAAATTTACATTTACCATTCCTAAAATATAA
- the rpsO gene encoding 30S ribosomal protein S15, whose product MVKDLKQEIIAKYQLHEGDTGSPEVQVAILTERINHLNEHLKIHKKDYHSGRGLLKMVGARRSLLNYLKKNDIERYRAIIEKLGLRK is encoded by the coding sequence ATGGTTAAAGATTTAAAGCAGGAAATAATTGCTAAGTATCAGTTGCATGAAGGTGATACTGGTTCACCAGAAGTTCAGGTTGCTATTCTTACAGAGAGAATCAACCACCTTAATGAACACTTAAAGATTCATAAAAAGGACTACCATTCAGGAAGAGGACTTCTTAAAATGGTTGGTGCAAGAAGAAGCTTATTAAATTATCTTAAAAAGAATGATATCGAAAGATACCGTGCAATTATTGAAAAACTTGGTCTAAGAAAATAA
- a CDS encoding DMT family transporter, with translation MKSFMPKLALFCAAFIWGSSFFIMKDTVDIFPPHILLGFRFTIACIMLGVIFYKRLKNITFEYLWKGGVIGLFLFLGYSTQTIGITNTTPGKNAFLTAIYCVIVPFLFWLVDKSKPDIYNYSAAVICITGIGLVSLTGSFTVGIGDAFTLLGGFIYAAHLVAVAKLGKGKDPIILTIVQFGFAAVFSWIIGLTVEYIPKEVSIQNVAGILYLAVFATAVALLFQNIGQKYTHPSAAAIILSLESVFGVMFSIIFYGEKLTVRLAWGFLLIFIAVIISETKLSFIKKSKTG, from the coding sequence ATGAAATCATTTATGCCAAAGCTAGCACTTTTTTGTGCTGCTTTTATTTGGGGTAGTTCATTTTTTATAATGAAGGATACTGTTGACATATTTCCACCGCATATTCTTTTGGGATTCCGTTTTACCATAGCTTGTATTATGCTTGGTGTGATATTTTACAAAAGGCTTAAAAATATAACTTTTGAATACCTATGGAAAGGCGGAGTTATTGGGCTTTTTTTGTTTTTGGGATATAGTACTCAAACTATTGGTATAACAAATACTACACCTGGAAAAAACGCATTTTTAACGGCAATTTATTGTGTAATCGTACCGTTCTTATTCTGGCTTGTTGATAAGTCAAAACCGGACATATACAACTACTCAGCAGCAGTTATTTGTATTACGGGGATAGGCTTGGTTTCTCTTACTGGAAGCTTTACCGTAGGAATTGGCGACGCTTTTACTTTACTGGGCGGTTTTATATATGCTGCTCACCTTGTGGCTGTTGCAAAATTGGGGAAAGGAAAGGACCCAATAATACTTACTATAGTCCAATTCGGGTTTGCTGCTGTTTTTTCTTGGATAATTGGTCTTACTGTAGAGTATATCCCTAAAGAAGTGAGTATTCAAAATGTTGCAGGAATTCTGTATTTGGCTGTTTTTGCCACGGCAGTAGCCCTGCTATTCCAGAATATAGGACAAAAGTACACACATCCTTCTGCTGCTGCAATCATATTGAGCCTTGAATCAGTATTCGGTGTTATGTTTTCTATTATTTTTTATGGTGAGAAGTTGACAGTCAGACTTGCCTGGGGCTTTTTACTTATATTTATTGCAGTTATAATTTCTGAAACAAAGCTGTCTTTTATTAAGAAGTCAAAAACAGGCTGA
- a CDS encoding DUF2318 domain-containing protein translates to MKKSRKLNFTIIAAIIVVLTGIFIFKFAINDSKNSVELADIVISKSQITDKVTFYPVKVGKTNMEVLAVKASDGTIRTAFNTCQVCNGSPRAYYKQEGDTIVCQNCGNRFSLDMIEQQRGGCNPIPIYRENRNEDAENIIISKELIENNKGLFTANWKTK, encoded by the coding sequence TTGAAAAAATCACGTAAGTTAAACTTTACCATAATTGCAGCAATAATAGTAGTATTAACAGGAATTTTTATATTTAAATTTGCAATAAATGATTCGAAAAATAGTGTAGAGTTGGCAGATATTGTAATATCTAAGAGTCAGATTACAGATAAAGTAACATTTTATCCTGTAAAAGTAGGAAAAACCAATATGGAAGTCCTTGCAGTGAAAGCAAGTGATGGTACTATAAGGACAGCATTTAATACATGTCAGGTGTGCAATGGCTCACCAAGAGCTTATTATAAACAGGAAGGGGACACAATTGTGTGTCAGAACTGTGGAAACAGATTTTCCTTGGATATGATAGAGCAGCAAAGAGGAGGATGTAATCCAATTCCTATTTATAGGGAAAACAGAAATGAAGATGCTGAAAATATCATCATATCAAAAGAGCTTATTGAAAATAATAAGGGACTGTTTACTGCTAATTGGAAAACCAAGTAA
- a CDS encoding LCP family protein, translating to MKSAKLSFLACLFSGIILFIIGSALLVNIRTSPPPKPNNDAVLPSGDSKKTIDVTDTYKNISDPLNFLVLIKEASGLHTDTIIIGNYEPVTNQISLLTVPRDTKPFGKSSLKINNVFSMGLNKYADLPKSQQKSKAIEYATQSISNLTNIPIDYYVYLEIDTIKEIVDMLGGVYFDVPADLRYVDPSQGLNINLKKGYQLLDGDKAEQLLRFRKPPYSLRKASEDLRKYYDGSDLKRTEMQIKFVNELIKQKVTLLNMPKLVPVINYAFSNVITNITLSDTLNLASGLTKANKQEMNTFKLCGLDRTINEIYYFIYNQKVEDTKTREQYDTQEIIDKYFKTKTGKFLPDPDKKYNYRSLLLDNPSNSNTESKSNGKDRP from the coding sequence ATGAAATCTGCAAAGTTATCTTTTTTAGCATGCCTTTTCAGTGGAATTATTTTATTTATAATAGGTTCTGCATTATTAGTAAATATTCGTACATCGCCTCCCCCTAAACCAAACAATGATGCAGTCTTACCTTCCGGAGATTCTAAAAAAACTATAGATGTAACTGATACATACAAAAATATCAGTGATCCTCTAAATTTTCTTGTTCTTATTAAAGAAGCATCTGGCCTGCACACAGATACCATTATAATTGGTAATTACGAGCCTGTGACTAATCAAATTAGTCTACTGACAGTACCCAGGGACACAAAGCCATTCGGAAAATCATCTTTAAAAATTAACAACGTCTTTTCAATGGGTTTAAATAAGTATGCAGATTTACCAAAAAGCCAACAAAAAAGTAAAGCTATCGAATATGCAACACAGTCCATAAGCAACCTTACCAATATTCCAATTGATTACTATGTTTACCTTGAAATAGATACAATCAAGGAAATCGTGGACATGCTTGGCGGAGTTTATTTTGATGTACCTGCCGATTTAAGATATGTAGACCCGTCTCAAGGCCTGAATATTAACCTAAAAAAAGGATATCAACTCCTTGATGGTGACAAAGCAGAACAATTGCTGAGATTCAGGAAACCCCCATACAGTCTCAGAAAAGCATCTGAAGACCTTCGGAAATATTACGACGGTTCAGACCTCAAAAGAACGGAAATGCAGATAAAATTCGTTAATGAACTTATTAAACAGAAAGTAACTCTTTTAAATATGCCTAAGCTGGTTCCTGTCATAAATTATGCTTTCAGCAATGTAATTACTAACATTACTCTTTCGGACACACTTAACTTAGCCAGCGGACTTACAAAAGCCAACAAACAGGAAATGAACACTTTTAAACTATGTGGATTAGATAGAACCATAAATGAAATCTACTATTTCATTTACAACCAAAAAGTTGAAGATACCAAAACAAGAGAGCAATATGATACTCAGGAGATAATTGACAAGTACTTTAAAACAAAAACAGGCAAGTTTTTGCCTGACCCTGATAAAAAATACAATTATCGCTCATTACTATTGGATAATCCATCAAACAGTAATACTGAGTCAAAAAGTAACGGTAAAGATAGACCTTAA